The Triticum dicoccoides isolate Atlit2015 ecotype Zavitan chromosome 6A, WEW_v2.0, whole genome shotgun sequence genome has a window encoding:
- the LOC119315740 gene encoding agamous-like MADS-box protein AGL29 codes for MKKLTQGRKKIPVERIEDANRLQVCFSKRRKGLVKKAFELSVLCGAQVALIVFSPAGKPYTYGHTSVDAVLDRFLLSYSGDVEAEAVAASQQTDLSELLRQEEELIKARDAEALRGKELQAEVRAAGVWIDGDMRHWELPELEAALNALERVQAEAAMRAHEIFAQDAMMQQTSAPARRTRVTRPPAVMKRWPWTPR; via the coding sequence ATGAAGAAGCTGACGCAGGGGCGCAAGAAGATCCCGGTGGAGCGCATCGAGGACGCGAACCGGCTGCAGGTCTGCTTCTCCAAGCGCCGCAAGGGCCTCGTCAAGAAGGCCTTCGAGCTCTCCGTGCTCTGCGGCGCGCAGGTGGCGCTCATCGTCTTCTCCCCCGCCGGCAAGCCCTACACCTACGGCCATACCTCCGTCGACGCCGTTCTCGACCGCTTCCTCCTCTCGTACTCCGGCGACGTGGAGGCCGAGGCGGTGGCGGCGAGCCAGCAGACGGATCTGAGCGAGCTCCTCCGCCAGGAGGAGGAGCTGATCAAGGCCCGCGACGCGGAGGCGCTCAGGGGCAAGGAGCTTCAGGCGGAGGTGCGCGCCGCCGGCGTCTGGATCGACGGCGACATGCGTCACTGGGAGCTGCCGGAGCTCGAGGCCGCGCTCAACGCGCTCGAGAGGGTCCAGGCGGAGGCCGCGATGCGCGCGCACGAGATCTTCGCCCAGGACGCCATGATGCAGCAGACCTCGGCCCCGGCTCGTCGTACACGGGTGACCCGTCCGCCGGCGGTCATGAAGAGATGGCCATGGACACCACGATGA
- the LOC119315421 gene encoding pentatricopeptide repeat-containing protein At4g21065-like: MAPPSSSPPLPAWAAANALFRRHRRLLPLLLPPVSLCALLPVLSHCLVSGLAGNPFVASRLILASSRLSLTFSLLLLSHLPASSLSPFSFNSLIRASPPGLTLRLFEQMRRRGVPTDNYTLPFLIHACSGSDMALGQSLHGKSVRLGYSSHIFTQTALMNMYFGCGLAVSAGRVFDEMQARDVVAWTGMVSGYVDSGMHLRAAEVFKEMRGGEEVTRPNVATLVSVASAYASLGSLEYAKGLHGYVEKVGLRGDLILTNALMDMYGKCGSIESARALFDFMHEKDLLSWTTMISGLASHGHGKEAVALFLSMREVGVLPDSTTFIVVLSACSHAGLVDEGISIFNSMASEYKVTPDIKHYGCMVDLFSRAGLLSRAYELIDSMPFEPNLAILGALLSACSVNNELEIGELVLQKIDSVCSYKGGAGVLLSNIYANQNLWHEVDSIRRKIRNGTIPRKPPGQSSVASEVPFMSL, from the coding sequence ATGGCCCCGCCGTCGTCTTCTCCTCCCCTTCCGGCATGGGCGGCGGCGAACGCCCTCTTCCGACGCCACCGACGCCTTCTCCCGCTCCTCCTTCCCCCGGTGTCCCTCTGCGCCCTCCTACCCGTCCTCTCCCACTGCCTCGTTTCCGGCCTCGCCGGCAACCCCTTCGTCGCCTCCCGCCTCATCCTCGCCTCCTCGCGCCTCTCCCTCAcattctccctcctcctcctctcccacctTCCAGCCTCTTCCCTCTCGCCCTTCTCCTTCAACTCGCTCATACGCGCGTCGCCTCCAGGCCTCACCCTCCGCCTGTTCGAACAAATGCGCCGCCGGGGCGTTCCCACGGATAACTACACCCTCCCCTTCTTGATCCATGCCTGTTCCGGCAGTGACATGGCACTGGGACAGTCCCTGCACGGGAAGAGCGTCCGTCTTGGTTACAGCTCCCACATCTTCACGCAGACGGCGCTGATGAACATGTACTTCGGGTGTGGCTTGGCTGTTTCCGCCGGcagggtgttcgatgaaatgcaggCGAGGGATGTGGTTGCATGGACCGGCATGGTCTCTGGTTATGTGGACTCTGGAATGCACCTTCGAGCTGCTGAGGTCTTTAAGGAGATGAGAGGCGGTGAGGAGGTTACAAGGCCTAATGTAGCAACGTTGGTGTCGGTTGCTTCTGCGTATGCCAGTCTTGGCTCCCTGGAGTATGCTAAGGGGCTGCACGGCTATGTGGAGAAGGTGGGGTTGCGAGGCGATTTGATTCTGACGAATGCACTGATGGATATGTATGGAAAGTGTGGTAGCATAGAGTCAGCTCGTGCTCTGTTTGATTTCATGCATGAGAAGGACCTACTTTCATGGACAACGATGATTTCAGGGTTGGCTTCTCATGGACATGGCAAAGAAGCGGTTGCTTTGTTTTTAAGCATGCGCGAGGTGGGAGTACTGCCGGACTCAACCACCTTCATCGTGGTTCTGTCTGCTTGTAGCCATGCTGGACTGGTGGATGAGGGGATATCAATCTTCAATTCCATGGCGAGTGAGTACAAGGTCACCCCAGATATTAAGCACTATGGTTGCATGGTGGATCTTTTCAGCAGGGCAGGACTTCTTTCACGTGCTTATGAGCTTATTGATAGCATGCCTTTTGAGCCAAACTTGGCAATTCTTGGAGCATTGCTGAGTGCATGCAGTGTCAATAATGAACTGGAGATTGGGGAACTAGTTCTCCAGAAGATTGATTCTGTTTGCTCCTATAAAGGAGGTGCTGGTGTGCTTCTGTCCAACATCTACGCTAACCAGAACTTATGGCATGAAGTTGATTCCATTAGAAGGAAGATAAGAAATGGTACCATACCCAGAAAGCCACCTGGTCAGAGTTCGGTGGCATCAGAAGTTCCTTTCATGAGTTTGTGA
- the LOC119315422 gene encoding OVARIAN TUMOR DOMAIN-containing deubiquitinating enzyme 2-like — protein sequence MDGVVVRRVIPSDNSCLFNAVGYVMEHNKNKASELRQVIAAAVASDPEKYNEAFLGKPNEAYCAWIMDPDKWGGAIELSILSEYYGREIAAYDIQTTRCDLYGQGKNYNERAMLIYDGLHYDALATSPAEGAPEEFDQTIYVVDQNRSIGPVEGLALNLAKEAHRKRSYTDTTNFTLRCGVCQIGVIGQKEAVEHAQATGHVNFQEYK from the exons ATGGATGGCGTTGTTGTGAGGAGAGTGATCCCTTCGGACAACAGTTGCCTCTTCAATGCCGTCGG TTATGTGATGGAGCATAACAAAAATAAGGCTTCTGAGCTCAGACAG GTCATAGCAGCAGCGGTTGCAAGTGATCCTGAAAAGTACAACGAAGCATTTCTTGGGAAACCAAATGAAGCATATTGTGCTTGGATTATGGACCCTGATAAGTGGGGAG GTGCCATAGAACTTTCAATTCTGTCAGAATATTATGGGCGTGAAATTGCTGCATATGACATCCAGACAACACGATGTGATCTGTATGGTCAG GGGAAGAACTACAATGAGAGGGCAATGCTCATTTATGATGGGTTGCATTACGATGCTTTAGCA ACGTCTCCAGCTGAAGGGGCACCAGAAGAATTTGATCAAACCATCTACGTTGTTGACCAGAACCGTTCAATTGGTCCAGTAGAAGGCCTTGCTCTGAACTTAGCGAAGGAGGCACATAG GAAGAGGAGCTACACAGACACCACAAACTTTACATTGCGCTGCGGCGTGTGCCAAATTGGTGTCATTGGTCAAAAG GAAGCTGTGGAACACGCACAAGCCACCGGCCATGTCAATTTCCAAGAATACAAATGA